The genomic DNA GATCAGCACACCCCCCGCGACCCCACCGAGCAGCACCCGACGCCTCCGTTCCCCGAGCAGTCCCAGGCCCACCCGGGCAGCGGCGCCGCCATGGAGCCCGAACCGGACCACGGCGAAGCGACGTACCGGGGAACCGGCCGCCTGAACGGACGGGTCGCGCTGATCACCGGCGGCGACTCCGGCATCGGCCGGGCCGTCGCCCTCGCCTTCGCCCGCGAGGGCGCCGACGTCGCCTTCTGCCACCTCCCGGAAGAAGCCGCCGACGCCGACGCCACGGCCGCGCTCGTCGAGGACGCCGGCCGGCGGGCACTGCCGATCGCCGGCGACCTCCGCGACGAGGAGTTCTGCGAGCGGCTGGTCGCGCGCTGCGTCGACGAACTCGGCGGCCTGCACGTGCTGGTCAACAACGCGGCCTACCAGATGTCCCAGCCCGACGGCCTCGCCGCGATCGGCACCGAGCAGTTCGACCGCGTCATGCGCACCAACCTCTACGGCATGTTCTGGACCACCCGCGCCGCCCTGCCCCACCTCCGGGCGGGCGCCTGCATCATCAACACCGCCTCCGTGCAGGCCTACAAGCCCAGCCCGCACCTGCTCGACTACGCCATGACCAAGGCCGCCATCGTCGCCTTCACCCAGGGCCTGGCGATGCAGCTCGCCCCCGACGGCATCCGCGTCAACGCCGTCGCCCCCGGCCCGGTCTGGACGCCGCTGATCCCGGCCACCATGGACGAGGAGAAGGTCGCCCACTTCGGCGAGCAGTCCCCGCTCGGCCGGGCCGCGCAGCCCGCCGAAATGGCCCCGGCCTACGTCTTCCTCGCCTCCCAGGAGTCCTCCTACATCACCGCCGAGATCGTCAACGCCACCGG from Kitasatospora terrestris includes the following:
- a CDS encoding SDR family oxidoreductase; translated protein: MSDQHTPRDPTEQHPTPPFPEQSQAHPGSGAAMEPEPDHGEATYRGTGRLNGRVALITGGDSGIGRAVALAFAREGADVAFCHLPEEAADADATAALVEDAGRRALPIAGDLRDEEFCERLVARCVDELGGLHVLVNNAAYQMSQPDGLAAIGTEQFDRVMRTNLYGMFWTTRAALPHLRAGACIINTASVQAYKPSPHLLDYAMTKAAIVAFTQGLAMQLAPDGIRVNAVAPGPVWTPLIPATMDEEKVAHFGEQSPLGRAAQPAEMAPAYVFLASQESSYITAEIVNATGGTPLP